One Streptomyces sp. NBC_00554 DNA segment encodes these proteins:
- a CDS encoding class E sortase, which yields MRVTRVPVVRHSTRRRQAIRRRTLWTGGELLVTLGVVLLLLVAHQLWWTNRQAQHNAAREVQALEREWGAATPSAPATEAAPSAAPTEDAGQDSGGQERKSAVNSTGTQPSWSQAYAILTIPRLGLRVPVAEGVSKQGVLNKGYVGHYKDTQQLGQAGNFALAGHRNTHGEPFRYVNRLKRGDEISVETEAALYTYTVDKTLPQTSAGDGGVIGAVPRSTAKPAYGYSEPGYYITLTTCTPEYTSKYRLVVWGKLTSTRPK from the coding sequence ATGCGGGTCACGCGGGTTCCCGTGGTGCGGCACAGCACTCGGCGACGGCAGGCCATCCGACGGCGCACCCTGTGGACCGGCGGCGAACTCCTCGTCACCCTCGGGGTCGTCCTGCTGCTCCTCGTCGCCCACCAGTTGTGGTGGACCAACCGGCAGGCCCAGCACAACGCCGCGCGCGAGGTACAGGCCCTGGAGCGGGAGTGGGGGGCCGCGACCCCCTCGGCGCCGGCGACGGAGGCCGCGCCGAGTGCCGCGCCTACGGAGGACGCCGGGCAGGATTCCGGAGGGCAGGAACGGAAGTCCGCGGTCAACAGCACCGGAACCCAGCCCAGTTGGTCCCAGGCCTACGCCATCCTCACCATCCCCCGCCTCGGGCTCCGCGTCCCCGTTGCCGAAGGCGTCAGCAAGCAGGGCGTCCTCAACAAGGGGTACGTCGGCCACTACAAGGACACCCAACAGCTCGGCCAGGCAGGGAACTTCGCCCTGGCCGGGCATCGCAACACCCACGGCGAACCGTTCCGGTACGTCAACCGGCTCAAGCGCGGGGACGAGATCAGCGTCGAGACCGAGGCCGCGCTCTACACGTACACCGTCGACAAGACCCTTCCGCAGACCTCGGCCGGAGACGGCGGGGTCATCGGCGCGGTGCCGCGCAGCACCGCCAAGCCTGCCTACGGGTACAGCGAGCCCGGGTACTACATCACCCTCACCACCTGCACCCCCGAGTACACCTCCAAGTACCGGCTGGTGGTGTGGGGGAAGCTCACATCGACGCGGCCGAAATGA
- a CDS encoding MFS transporter codes for MSELDRGTVATVEAAPTRESTPPSAGRTLALTSAATAVTLMNYTAPMVTLPATAATLHTPVSAQAWLINGTPLGLAALLLVAGSLADDYGRRRMFLAGTVALGITTALGALANSTLLFTLARVTQGAASAAILASSLGLLVHAFPTPRGRLRATGVWGAFVSGGIAAGPLLAGAMALADWRVAYVVLGAAALAVAALGSRALTESRAPRGGRPDLAGAFTFGLALVALVAALTLGRDGWLRAPVGLLLAAFLVLTAGFVLVERRTRTPMIDLGLLRHRRFLASSAGGLFTGLAVIGLFSFLPALLQQTLGLSAMDTAWLFLLWSGLSFVVALQARRLAGRVSPRHQLTLGFALHATGALTMLGAFDAGSWTRLLPGFVISGIGSGLLNAALPLLSVESVPANRAAMGSGAQQTFRYIGSCAGVALTIALVTSTGGLAHGADVAIGVSAGLALVAAVSVGVLRERG; via the coding sequence ATGTCAGAGCTCGACCGCGGCACCGTCGCCACCGTGGAGGCAGCGCCCACCCGGGAGAGCACGCCGCCGTCCGCGGGCCGCACCCTCGCCCTCACCAGCGCCGCCACCGCCGTGACCCTGATGAACTACACGGCGCCGATGGTCACCCTCCCCGCCACCGCGGCCACCCTGCACACCCCGGTCTCCGCCCAGGCCTGGCTGATCAACGGCACCCCGCTGGGCCTGGCCGCGCTGCTCCTGGTCGCCGGCAGCCTCGCGGACGACTACGGGCGCCGCCGGATGTTCCTGGCCGGCACGGTCGCGCTCGGCATCACCACCGCACTGGGCGCACTCGCGAACTCGACCCTCCTCTTCACCCTGGCCCGCGTCACGCAGGGCGCGGCGAGCGCGGCGATCCTCGCGAGCAGCCTGGGCCTGCTGGTGCACGCGTTCCCGACCCCGCGCGGCCGGCTGCGCGCGACCGGCGTGTGGGGCGCGTTCGTCAGCGGCGGGATCGCGGCGGGCCCGCTGCTCGCGGGTGCGATGGCGCTGGCCGACTGGCGGGTGGCGTACGTGGTCCTGGGCGCGGCCGCGCTGGCCGTCGCCGCGCTGGGCAGCCGTGCGCTCACGGAGTCCCGGGCGCCGCGCGGCGGCCGGCCGGACCTCGCCGGGGCGTTCACCTTCGGTCTCGCACTGGTGGCGTTGGTGGCCGCGCTCACACTCGGCCGGGACGGCTGGCTGCGGGCGCCGGTGGGCCTCCTGCTGGCGGCGTTCCTCGTCCTGACCGCCGGGTTCGTCCTCGTCGAGCGCCGTACCCGTACGCCGATGATCGACCTCGGCCTGCTCCGCCACCGCCGCTTCCTCGCCTCGTCCGCGGGCGGTCTGTTCACGGGCCTCGCGGTGATCGGCCTGTTCAGCTTCCTGCCGGCGCTGCTCCAGCAGACCCTCGGCCTGTCCGCGATGGACACGGCCTGGCTGTTCCTGCTCTGGTCCGGCCTGTCCTTCGTGGTCGCCCTCCAGGCGCGGCGCCTCGCAGGCCGGGTCTCACCGCGCCACCAACTCACGCTCGGCTTCGCGCTGCACGCGACCGGAGCCCTGACGATGCTCGGCGCGTTCGACGCCGGCTCCTGGACCCGCCTGCTCCCCGGCTTCGTCATCTCCGGCATCGGCAGCGGCCTCCTCAACGCCGCCCTGCCCCTACTCTCCGTCGAATCCGTCCCCGCCAACCGGGCCGCGATGGGCTCCGGCGCACAGCAGACGTTCCGGTACATCGGCTCCTGCGCCGGAGTGGCCCTGACGATCGCGCTGGTGACGTCGACGGGGGGTCTCGCACACGGGGCGGACGTCGCGATCGGGGTCTCGGCGGGGCTGGCGCTGGTGGCGGCGGTGAGTGTGGGGGTGTTGCGGGAGCGGGGGTGA
- a CDS encoding winged helix-turn-helix transcriptional regulator: MALGKDYPTQQCSIARALEVVGERWTLLVMRDALYGVRRYNDFLVHLGIPRAVLAARLQALTAEGILEKRRYQESPPRDEYVVTDRGAALWPTLRSLGLWGREQYAETQLRYFRHAACGTELGPYGECPACGTLVPVPDVVMTPGPGLDQRPADPVSRALLKPKRLLEPIETDPV; the protein is encoded by the coding sequence ATGGCTCTGGGCAAGGACTATCCGACGCAGCAGTGCTCGATCGCCCGCGCGCTCGAGGTCGTCGGCGAGCGGTGGACACTCCTCGTCATGCGCGACGCGCTCTACGGCGTACGGCGCTACAACGACTTCCTCGTCCACCTCGGCATCCCGCGCGCCGTCCTCGCGGCCCGCCTCCAGGCGCTCACCGCCGAGGGCATCCTCGAAAAACGCCGCTACCAGGAATCGCCGCCGCGCGACGAGTACGTCGTGACCGACCGCGGCGCCGCCCTGTGGCCCACCCTGCGGTCCCTGGGCCTTTGGGGCCGCGAGCAATACGCGGAGACCCAGCTGCGCTACTTCCGACACGCGGCCTGCGGTACGGAACTCGGGCCGTACGGCGAATGCCCCGCCTGCGGAACCCTCGTACCGGTCCCGGACGTAGTAATGACACCGGGACCCGGACTCGATCAGCGGCCGGCGGATCCCGTCAGCCGGGCACTGCTCAAGCCCAAGCGCCTCCTTGAGCCGATCGAGACGGATCCCGTATAA
- a CDS encoding DUF6412 domain-containing protein, whose translation MIRARARARGIMRPASLLLLLLVEVALLDSGSLVAAVAVAFTATAAAGSALAVCALIGSRCAPAVPRTRVRTAIRDREHRTAFLPQRDPDAAGRSRPRAPGRALLTAAA comes from the coding sequence ATGATCCGAGCGCGAGCCCGAGCCCGGGGCATCATGCGTCCCGCCTCCCTGCTGCTCCTGCTGCTCGTCGAGGTCGCTCTGCTCGACTCCGGCAGCCTCGTCGCCGCCGTCGCCGTCGCGTTCACCGCGACCGCCGCGGCCGGTTCCGCGCTCGCCGTCTGTGCGCTCATTGGCTCGCGCTGCGCGCCCGCCGTGCCGCGTACGCGCGTACGGACGGCCATCCGCGACCGCGAGCACCGTACGGCGTTCCTGCCCCAGCGTGATCCCGACGCGGCGGGGCGTTCACGTCCCCGGGCGCCGGGGCGTGCCCTCCTGACGGCCGCCGCGTAG
- a CDS encoding YidC/Oxa1 family membrane protein insertase has translation MSAFARLVEQLADLLQPLFHASAAAAAIVLFTAFVRLLVHPLSRSAARGQRARTKLQPRIAELRKKHAKNPEKLRTAVLELHTAEKVSPLSGILPSLLQLPAFFLLYHLFSSSTIGGEANGLLAHKLFAAPLGDRWADALGDGGVLGASGLVYLALFAIVGSVATFNYRRTKRMVAANAPVADSDQPVPGLGAITKVMPFMSFITLVSVAVMPLAAALYMVTSTTWSAVERAFLYPLNT, from the coding sequence CTGTCCGCTTTCGCACGCCTCGTCGAGCAGCTCGCCGACCTGCTCCAGCCGTTGTTCCACGCCTCCGCGGCGGCCGCCGCGATCGTCCTGTTCACCGCGTTCGTACGACTTCTCGTGCATCCCCTGTCCCGGTCGGCGGCGCGCGGACAGCGGGCGCGCACCAAGCTCCAGCCGCGGATCGCGGAGCTGCGCAAGAAGCACGCGAAGAATCCCGAGAAGCTGCGGACGGCGGTGCTGGAGCTGCACACGGCGGAGAAGGTGTCGCCCCTGTCCGGGATTCTGCCCAGCCTGCTTCAGCTGCCGGCCTTCTTCCTGCTCTACCACCTGTTCTCCAGCTCGACGATCGGCGGCGAGGCCAACGGCCTGCTGGCCCACAAGCTCTTCGCCGCGCCCCTCGGCGACCGCTGGGCGGACGCGCTGGGCGACGGCGGGGTCCTCGGGGCGTCGGGGCTCGTCTACCTCGCCCTCTTCGCGATCGTCGGCTCGGTCGCGACCTTCAACTACCGGCGTACGAAGCGGATGGTGGCCGCGAACGCCCCGGTGGCCGACAGCGACCAGCCGGTGCCCGGGCTCGGCGCGATCACCAAGGTCATGCCGTTCATGTCCTTCATCACCCTCGTCAGCGTGGCGGTGATGCCGCTGGCGGCCGCGCTGTACATGGTGACCAGCACGACGTGGAGTGCGGTGGAACGGGCGTTCCTGTACCCCCTGAACACGTGA
- a CDS encoding fumarylacetoacetate hydrolase family protein, with protein MKLLRVGTAGSERPALLDAEGTLRDLSGVVPDIDGALLADAAALGRIRSAAESGELPALDAAGLRVGPPLARIGKVVCIGLNYHDHARETGAEPPAEPVIFFKAADTVIGPNDTVLVPRKSVKTDWEVELAVVIGRTARYLESHEEALAHVAGYAVAHDVSEREFQIERGGTWDKGKNCETFNPLGPWLVTSDEVPDPQNLALKLWVNGELKQNGTTAEQIFPVAEVVRYVSQFMTLYPGDVINTGTPAGVALGAPEPKPFLRAGDVVELEIEGLGRQRQELKDA; from the coding sequence ATGAAGCTGCTGCGAGTCGGTACGGCGGGGTCTGAGCGGCCCGCGCTGCTCGATGCCGAGGGGACCCTGCGGGATCTCTCGGGGGTCGTCCCGGACATCGACGGGGCGCTGCTCGCCGACGCCGCCGCGCTCGGCCGGATCCGTTCCGCCGCCGAGTCCGGTGAACTGCCCGCGCTGGACGCCGCCGGGCTGCGCGTCGGGCCGCCGCTCGCCCGTATCGGCAAGGTCGTGTGCATCGGGCTGAACTACCACGACCACGCCCGCGAGACCGGCGCCGAGCCGCCCGCCGAGCCGGTGATCTTCTTCAAGGCGGCGGACACGGTGATCGGCCCGAACGACACGGTGCTCGTGCCGCGCAAGTCCGTGAAGACCGACTGGGAGGTCGAGCTCGCGGTCGTCATCGGCCGCACCGCGCGCTACCTGGAGTCCCACGAGGAGGCGCTCGCGCACGTCGCCGGGTACGCGGTGGCGCACGACGTCTCCGAGCGCGAGTTCCAGATCGAGCGCGGCGGGACCTGGGACAAGGGCAAGAACTGCGAGACGTTCAACCCGCTGGGCCCCTGGCTGGTGACCTCGGACGAGGTGCCGGACCCGCAGAACCTGGCGCTGAAGCTCTGGGTCAACGGCGAGCTCAAGCAGAACGGGACGACGGCCGAGCAGATCTTCCCGGTCGCCGAAGTGGTGCGGTACGTAAGCCAGTTCATGACGCTGTACCCGGGTGACGTCATCAACACCGGTACGCCGGCGGGGGTTGCCCTGGGGGCGCCGGAGCCCAAGCCGTTCCTGCGGGCCGGCGATGTGGTGGAGCTGGAGATCGAGGGGCTGGGCCGTCAGAGGCAGGAACTCAAGGACGCCTGA
- a CDS encoding heme-degrading domain-containing protein, translated as MSAPSIPELEEQERRLTLPHFTHDDAWALGSLLVDMAREQAAPVAIDIRRGGQQLFHAALPGSTPDNDAWIDRKRRVVERYGSSSYLVGSRFRAKGTTFEESSRLDPDTYAAHGGAFPIAVEGAGVVGTVVVSGLPQVEDHAMVVAALERFKG; from the coding sequence GTGAGCGCCCCCAGCATTCCTGAACTGGAGGAGCAGGAGCGCCGGTTGACGCTCCCGCACTTCACGCACGACGACGCCTGGGCACTCGGCTCGCTGCTCGTGGACATGGCCCGCGAGCAGGCCGCTCCCGTCGCCATCGACATCCGCCGCGGCGGCCAGCAGCTCTTCCACGCCGCCCTGCCCGGCTCCACCCCGGACAACGACGCCTGGATCGACCGCAAGCGCCGCGTCGTCGAGCGCTACGGCTCCTCCTCCTACCTCGTCGGCTCCCGCTTCCGGGCCAAGGGCACGACGTTCGAGGAGTCCTCGCGCCTCGACCCCGACACGTACGCGGCGCACGGCGGCGCGTTCCCGATCGCGGTCGAGGGGGCGGGAGTTGTCGGCACGGTGGTGGTGTCGGGGCTGCCGCAGGTGGAGGACCACGCGATGGTGGTGGCGGCGCTGGAGCGCTTCAAGGGTTGA
- a CDS encoding Gfo/Idh/MocA family oxidoreductase — MTGTGSDPGTPAAPRTPGGPLRVALVGYGLAGSVFHAPLIAATEGLALDTVVTSNPERQEQARAEFGDGLRFAATPDDLWARADELDLIVIASPNKTHVPIATAALKAGLPVVVDKPLAGTAAEARELAALADERGLLLSVFQNRRWDNDFLTLRKLLAEGELGDAWRFESRFERWRPQPKGGWRESGDPAEIGGLLYDLGSHVVDQALVLFGPATSVYAESDIRRPGAETDDDTFIAITHENGVRSHLYVSATTAQLGPRFRVLGSQAGYVKYGLDPQEAALREGKRPTDTDEEWGVEPESLWGRVGAGESPLTGGGRPEPTLPGAYPEYYAAVAAALRDGGPNPVTAHEAAAALDVLEAARRSAAEGVVVSL; from the coding sequence ATGACTGGCACAGGTTCTGATCCCGGCACGCCCGCCGCCCCCCGCACCCCGGGTGGCCCCCTCCGCGTAGCCCTCGTCGGCTACGGCCTCGCGGGCTCCGTCTTCCACGCCCCCCTGATCGCGGCGACCGAGGGCCTGGCCCTCGACACGGTCGTCACCTCGAACCCGGAGCGGCAGGAGCAGGCCCGCGCCGAGTTCGGCGACGGGCTCCGCTTCGCCGCGACCCCCGACGACCTGTGGGCCCGCGCCGACGAGCTGGACCTGATCGTCATCGCGTCCCCGAACAAGACCCACGTCCCGATCGCGACCGCCGCCCTCAAGGCGGGCCTGCCGGTCGTCGTCGACAAGCCCCTCGCCGGTACGGCGGCGGAGGCCCGCGAGCTGGCCGCCCTGGCCGACGAACGCGGCCTGCTCCTCTCCGTCTTCCAGAACCGCCGCTGGGACAACGACTTCCTGACACTCCGCAAGCTGCTCGCCGAGGGCGAGTTGGGCGACGCCTGGCGCTTCGAGTCCCGCTTCGAGCGCTGGCGTCCGCAGCCCAAGGGCGGCTGGCGCGAGTCCGGCGACCCGGCAGAGATCGGAGGTCTCCTCTACGACCTCGGCAGCCACGTCGTCGACCAGGCGCTGGTCCTCTTCGGCCCCGCGACCTCGGTGTACGCCGAGTCGGACATCCGCCGCCCGGGCGCCGAGACGGACGACGACACGTTCATCGCGATCACCCACGAGAACGGCGTCCGCTCCCACCTCTACGTCTCCGCGACCACCGCCCAACTCGGCCCGCGTTTCCGCGTCCTCGGCTCGCAGGCCGGTTACGTGAAGTACGGCCTCGACCCGCAGGAGGCGGCCCTGCGCGAGGGCAAGCGCCCCACGGACACCGACGAGGAGTGGGGTGTGGAGCCCGAGTCCCTGTGGGGCCGCGTCGGCGCCGGCGAGTCCCCGCTCACGGGCGGCGGCCGACCGGAGCCCACGCTCCCGGGCGCGTACCCCGAGTACTACGCGGCCGTCGCCGCCGCCCTCCGCGACGGCGGCCCGAACCCGGTCACCGCGCACGAGGCCGCGGCCGCCCTCGACGTCCTGGAGGCGGCCCGCCGCTCCGCCGCCGAGGGAGTGGTGGTGTCCCTGTGA